In one window of Candidatus Scalindua sp. DNA:
- a CDS encoding hemerythrin domain-containing protein: MGATVNSFKATHQAAAGLLGQINSQSGQERANTLNGLKEALLAHVGEENKVITEAIEKSKDESFKSAARAFLDELGKIAETALLPFFGKYSSADAVDSDDFANDFAGIKNALVDRIAFEEAKFYPELEKLGY; this comes from the coding sequence ATGGGAGCAACGGTAAATAGTTTTAAAGCAACACACCAGGCAGCAGCAGGTTTATTAGGGCAAATTAATTCTCAGAGCGGACAAGAAAGAGCCAATACCCTTAATGGTTTAAAGGAGGCTTTATTAGCACACGTTGGAGAAGAAAATAAAGTTATAACAGAAGCAATCGAAAAGTCAAAAGATGAGTCTTTTAAGTCGGCAGCAAGGGCGTTTCTAGATGAACTCGGAAAGATTGCCGAGACTGCGTTATTGCCATTCTTCGGTAAATATTCATCAGCTGATGCTGTAGATAGCGACGATTTTGCGAATGATTTCGCTGGTATAAAAAACGCACTTGTAGACAGGATTGCGTTTGAGGAAGCAAAGTTTTATCCAGAACTTGAAAAGCTTGGTTATTGA